One window of the Rhodococcus sovatensis genome contains the following:
- a CDS encoding Asp23/Gls24 family envelope stress response protein — translation MSTDPSFAAAAPAALTTTQGRTIIADAVVAKIAGIATREVDGVYDVGGGTARAVGALRDRIPGARVNHSQGVAVEVGEKQTAIDIGIVAEYGVALHELAAAIRRNVISAVEGMTGLEVTEVDITVYDVILFDETEQGLRVTGQNSRGPGQATHSGEGTDVRRRVQ, via the coding sequence ATGAGCACTGACCCCAGCTTCGCCGCAGCCGCCCCGGCAGCGCTGACCACCACGCAGGGTCGGACGATCATCGCCGACGCGGTGGTAGCCAAGATCGCAGGTATCGCCACGCGCGAGGTCGACGGGGTCTACGACGTCGGCGGCGGCACCGCGCGCGCCGTCGGCGCACTGCGCGACCGCATCCCAGGAGCCCGCGTCAACCACAGTCAAGGCGTCGCCGTCGAGGTGGGCGAGAAACAGACGGCCATCGACATCGGCATCGTCGCCGAGTACGGCGTGGCGCTCCACGAACTCGCCGCTGCGATCCGCCGCAATGTCATCTCCGCAGTCGAAGGCATGACCGGGTTGGAGGTCACCGAAGTCGACATCACCGTCTACGACGTCATTCTGTTCGACGAGACCGAACAGGGCCTCCGGGTCACCGGGCAGAATTCCCGCGGCCCGGGGCAAGCCACGCACTCGGGCGAGGGCACCGACGTTCGTCGCCGGGTTCAATGA